CTTGGCGGCGAGCTTCTGAAAGCCCCAATCGCTGAGCAGCCGGTAGTGCACCCAGTACTGGTTTACCGCACCCAGTTCGAGAAAAAGCGCCTCGTTAAGCCGCTCGATGACCTGTGCTTCGCCCTTCACGCCGACCTCCAATACGTTTTTGCCGGAGTCGGGATAGACGCGCCTTCACGTCCACCAGATCGACCGAACTCCGGTCTAGCAGGAGGTGATACTCTTCCGTCACGCGGGCGATAATGTCCACTACATTCGGAAAACAACCGGCGCAGCGACCACGTTTTTCCATGGCGCGGTAGACCTTTGCCGGGACCACGAGCTGCCAGGGATCCTCCTTGAGGAACGACAGGACGATCTCTTCGATCTCCTTGTCCGAGATCACGTTGCACTGGCAGACGAGCATGGGGAAAAAGGGCAGTCCGGTTCTTTGCAGGCGGGGGGATAGAATGCCTAATAAACCTGACTGTCAATATCAGATAATGCCGAAAATCGCCGCTTCCGCGCGATGTGATCGGGGGGCGTCGGCCGGCGCGACTTGCCGCATCCGTTCGCATCCGGGTACAAGACGGAAGGGGCAGCCAAAGCAGGAGACTGTTGCATATGGGATCGATTCTGAAGCCTGAGCGCGGGTTGGCTTGGGGAGGCGCGGTTGCCGGCGCGGTGCTGGGCCTGATGGCCCCGGCCGTTACCGCAACGCCGGCCCTGGCGGCCGCGTTCGACGATTGCGCGGCGGAGGCCGCCAGCCAGTGGGAAGCGGGTTTCGAGACCATCGGCAAGGATCTCTCCGGTATCGACACCAAGGCGGCGATCGCAGCCTGCCAGAAGGCGCTCAAGGCCGATGACAGCTCGACGCAGGTCAAGACCTGGCTGGGCCGGGCCTATTATGCCGACAGCCAGGACAGCAAGGCGGTACCGCTGCTCGAGGAAGCGGCCAAGGACGGCAACCTCCTGGCGCTCGCGACCTTCGGCGACATGCTGGTGATGGGCACGGGCATCGACAAGGACATGGAGCGGGGCGCGGGCCTGTTGCAGGAAGCGGCCGACCAGGGCTTTGCCCCGGCGCAGAACAGCCTCGGGCTGTCCTACGATTACGGCGACGGCGTCGACCAGGATTACTATCAGGCGCAGCGCTGGTATCGCGCCGCGGCCGAGCAGGGATTGCCGCGGGCCGAATCCAATCTGGGCCTGATGTACCAGGAAGGGCTGGGGCTCGAACGCGACTATATCGCGGCGGCGGCGTGGTTCGCGCGGGCGGCCGACCATGGCGATGCTTCGGGCCAGGTCAATCTGGGCAAGCTCTACCAGGATGGCCTCGGGGTCGAGATCGACAATGAACGGGCTGCCGAGCTCTATGAGAAGGCGGCCGACCAGGGCGACATGTATGGCCTCAATAATCTCGGTTTCCTCAAGGAGAACGGGTTGGGGGTCGACGAGGACCTGGAGGGGGCAGCCGAGCTCTACGAGAAGGCGGCGGACCAGGATTTTGCTCTGGCCCAGCACAATCTCGCGCTGCTCTACGAGGATGGTCGTGGGGTCGAGCAGGACTACGACAAGGCCATGGAGCTTTACGAAAAGGCGGCCAATGGCGGCGAGTTGCGGGCAGCGGTCAATCTCGGGCTGCTTTACCTCAACGGCACCGGCACCGATGTCGATTATGCCAAGGCGCTGCAATGGACGCAGATGGCGGCCGATGGCGGCCAGCCGATCGGGCAGAACAATATGGGCCATATCTACGAGAACGGCCTGGGCGTAAAGGCCGACAAGGACGAGGCGCTGCACTGGTACCAGCTATCGGCCGACCAGGGGTATGAGCTGGGTATCGACAACCTGACGCGGTTGCAGAATGCGGGCGAGGATGCCGCCACGACCGATGATGGCGTCGAAACGCCGACGACCACTTCCGCTCCCAAGACCAAGAGCAAGGACAAGATCAGTAACTGATCGGGGCGACACGTCTTTGCCCGAAGGGCCGCCGGCTCAGCCGGCGGCCCTTTTTCATGGCGTTGAGATGGAATCGATGAGCTGGCGCGAGGTGGAGAAGAACTCGCGATAGACGAGCACGCCGATGATGACGATCGTGGTGGCGACGGCCAGCCAGGGGGAGGCGAACCAGGCGAGGCTGGCCATGGCGAAGTAATAGGCGCGGATGCCCTGGTTGAAATTGCGCGCGCCGATGGTGTTGAGCGTGGCGATGACCGAGATTTCCTGCGGGGTGGCGGTGCCATCGTGACGCACGGCGCCGAGCATGATGCAGAAATGGTTGAAATTGCGCAGCGAGAGCGTGAAGGCGAGGAAGGCCACGACGAAAATCGCCAGCACCGCCATCAGGTGGATTTCGAGATCGAACTGGGTGAGCAGCGGCTGGAGGTGCTCGGTCGCCGAGCGCAGGGCGGAAAGCTGGCCGAAGACGGCGAAGAGCGCCAGGATCAGCAGCACGGTGGTCGAGGCGAAGAACGAGACCGAGCTCATCAGGTTGCCCGAGAGGATCGCATCCATCGGCGTCTCGCGGATGACGGCATTGGCCACCCAGCGATGGCGCTGGCGGCTCA
The sequence above is a segment of the Paradevosia shaoguanensis genome. Coding sequences within it:
- a CDS encoding (2Fe-2S)-binding protein, whose translation is MLVCQCNVISDKEIEEIVLSFLKEDPWQLVVPAKVYRAMEKRGRCAGCFPNVVDIIARVTEEYHLLLDRSSVDLVDVKARLSRLRQKRIGGRREGRSTGHRAA
- a CDS encoding tetratricopeptide repeat protein; amino-acid sequence: MGSILKPERGLAWGGAVAGAVLGLMAPAVTATPALAAAFDDCAAEAASQWEAGFETIGKDLSGIDTKAAIAACQKALKADDSSTQVKTWLGRAYYADSQDSKAVPLLEEAAKDGNLLALATFGDMLVMGTGIDKDMERGAGLLQEAADQGFAPAQNSLGLSYDYGDGVDQDYYQAQRWYRAAAEQGLPRAESNLGLMYQEGLGLERDYIAAAAWFARAADHGDASGQVNLGKLYQDGLGVEIDNERAAELYEKAADQGDMYGLNNLGFLKENGLGVDEDLEGAAELYEKAADQDFALAQHNLALLYEDGRGVEQDYDKAMELYEKAANGGELRAAVNLGLLYLNGTGTDVDYAKALQWTQMAADGGQPIGQNNMGHIYENGLGVKADKDEALHWYQLSADQGYELGIDNLTRLQNAGEDAATTDDGVETPTTTSAPKTKSKDKISN
- a CDS encoding DUF599 domain-containing protein; this translates as MTIVASLLPLVCFLLYPFIVDRLEARRPTLSALMSRQRHRWVANAVIRETPMDAILSGNLMSSVSFFASTTVLLILALFAVFGQLSALRSATEHLQPLLTQFDLEIHLMAVLAIFVVAFLAFTLSLRNFNHFCIMLGAVRHDGTATPQEISVIATLNTIGARNFNQGIRAYYFAMASLAWFASPWLAVATTIVIIGVLVYREFFSTSRQLIDSISTP